The bacterium region CCGCGCCATCGGGCGTCACGTCGACGCGCCCGTATCGCGCGATATCCGCCGTGCGCGACAGCACCATCGTCGCGACCGCGCCGGACGCGCGGTGATTTTCGACGACGCGCGCAAGATCGAAGCGCGACATCGTGTCGCCATTCGTGACGACGAACGGTTCGCCGCGTGCGGATAGCCACGCGCCGTTTGCCGCGATGGCGCCGCCGGTGCCGAGGATTTCGCTTTCGATGGACACGCGCACGCGCTGCCAGAAGCACGAGCCGTAGCGCAGGTATGCCTCGATCTGATCGCCCAGGTGATGCGCGTTCACGGTCACGTCGAGCACGCCCGCGGAATACAACAGACGCAGCGCGTGCTCCACGAGCGGCCGCGCGACGACCGGTACAAGCGGCTTGGGGGTGCGCTCGGTAATCGGGCGAAGGCGCGTGCCGAATCCGGCGGCAAGGACGAGACCGCGCATCAGGCGAGAAAAGAGGAATGTGGAAAGAGGAATGAGAGTCGCCGCCATGACGCGCGAATTGCGCGGCGATGCAAATCCGAAATCCGATATCCGAAATCCGAAATGCGTTGCGTCACGATAACTCCGGCACGTGCGGCGCGAGCGCGGCGGCAAGCGGCGCGAGTTCGGCGTGGCGCGCGAGATTGCGTTTGACGTATGCGAGCGTGCGCGGGATGTCGGCGAGGAATTTCGGATTGCCCTTCACGCGGTCAAAAAACACAAATCGCCCCGCGGCCTTGAGATTGCGTTGCACGGACTGGATATCGAAGTCGCGGCGAAACGCGACGCGGTCGAACGCCGGCGCGCCAAGCTCTTCCGCGCGATCGCCATAGCGCGCGATGAGGCGGTCGATGAGATCGTCGCCCAGGTCGATGTAGCTGTCGCGCAAAAGGCTCGCGAGGTCATACACGCGCGGGCCGAGCAGCGCGTCCTGAAAGTCGATCACGACAAGATCGTCGCCGCGCACGAGCAGATTGCGCGCGTGGTAATCGCGATGCGTAAAGACGCGCGCAAGCGACGCGAGATGCCGCGCGATGCCGTCGTACGCCGCGTCGATCGCCGCGCGGCCGGCGTCGGATAGCGTGCGCGCGTGGCCGGGACGCCGTTCGATGCCGTATTCCGTGAAGTGGCGCAGCTCCCACATCAGCAGCGGGTATTCGAACGCCTGCCGAAACGCCATCGAATCCGGATCGGCGTCCGGCGTCGCACGCGCGTGCATCGCGGCGAGGATGTCGATCGCGCGTGCGTAGAGATTCTCGCGCCGCGATTCGTCTTGCGCGGCGGAAAGCAGCAGCTCGTCGCCGATGTCCTCGAGAAGCACGAGCCCGGCGGCGCTTGCGTCGGCGACGATACGCGGCACCGGGACGCCGGCACGCGTGAGTGTGCGGTGAATGTTCAAAAACGGCAGCTCGCCGCCCTCGGGGTGATAGAGCGTCACCTCCTCGCTCGCGACAACATTCTTCACGCCGACAAGGTCCATGACGACGAGCGATCGCGCCAGCCCGTTCGCGTCAAACCGCGCGCGCCAATAGCGGCGATCGGAGCCGTCGCCCGCAAGGCGCGTGACGGATAGATTCGCGGGCGCGCCGCCGAGCGCGCGTTCGATGGTGGCGGCGAGAAACGTCTCGTTCATCGCACGTTCAGACGCCAAGATGGCGCCGGATCGCCTCGCGCCCGGCGTCAAGGCGCGCGGCGAAGGCGGCTTCGTCGATGTCGCCCGCGGTCGGCCAGGCGATTTCGAGGATGATGTTCGGATCGCCCGCGCGCGTGATCGCATCGCGGAGCGCCGGCCAATCGATCGTGCCTTCGCCGGGGAGGAGATGATCGTCACCCGTGCCGTGGTTGTCGTGGATGTGCAGCGTCGCGACGCGCGGCCCCAGGAGCGAGGCCGCGGCGACCGCGTCCTCCACCACGTTCGCGTGGCCGACATCCAGGCACGCGGCGACGTTTTCGCCGGCCTCGTCGACAAACCGCGCGATGTGCTCGCCGCTCGACAGGCGCGTCATGACGTTTTCCAGGCAGAGCGTCACGCCGCGTTCGCGCGCGTCGGTGAGCGTCTTTGCGAGATCCTCGGCGTACAGTTCGCAAAGCTCCTCGTCGGTGCCCGCGCGATTTCCGGGTCCGTGCAGAACGGCGAGTCTCGCGCCGATGGACGGCATCTGCGCGATGACGCGCGCGCAAAGCCGCCAGGCCAGATGCGCGGCTTCGCGGTCGGGATCGCCGAGGTTGAGGTAGCGGAAATCGGGCACGCCGTAACGCTCGTAGAACGGCAGATGCACCGAGAGAATATCAAGCCCCGCGGCGCGCGCGTTTCGACCGTGCCAGACGACGGCGCCGGGCGATTCGACCTCGATATGCGGCGCCATCGCCCAGAGCTCGACGGCGTCGAAACCCGACTCGCGAATGATCTCGAAGTGCCGCTTGGCAAGCGGCCACAGAGCGAAGATGTGCGTGCTGACGCCGACGCGCACGGTCAACTCCAAACGGCGCGCCGCGCATCGACGACGGCCGCAAACAACGAATCCGGCGCGCATCGTATCACGCGCGCTGGACAAGAAAACGCCCGCCGGAAATGGCGGGCGTTCGTCGGCGAAAAGCGGGGACGGTCTCGCTCGCCCCCGATCAATGAATCACGGCCGTCGGCCGCGAGGGATGCCGCGCGGCGCGTGGCCGCACGGTCGTTTTGGCCGTTTACTTCACCTTGACGTCGATCTTGCGCGGCTTGGCCGATTCCTTCTTGCCGAGGGTGACGGTGAGGACGCCGTTTTCCATGTGCGCGTCGATCTTGCTGTCGTCAACCTCGTCGCCGAGAGTGAAGCGGCGCAGGAAGCTGCCATAACGCAACTCCTGAAGGTGATAGGTGTCCTTCTCCGTCACCTTCTCGAACTTGCGGTCGCCGCTGATCGTCAGCATGCCGTTCTCGATGCTGATGTGGACGTCTTCTTTCGTGAGACCCGGAAGCTCGGCCTTGACGATGAGCGCATCCTTCGTTTCCTTCACGTCGACGGATGGCGAAAACGCGAGCTTGCCTTCCGTCTCCCAGTGCCGGCCGAAAAAATCGTCCCACATGCGGTTCATCATGCTTGTCGGCGTTTCGGGATTCCAGCGAATCAACATGGCTCGACCTCCTTTGATATACTTGGATAGTTTCTTTTGTTTATCGCCCTAACTTTTGGGG contains the following coding sequences:
- a CDS encoding Hsp20/alpha crystallin family protein, whose translation is MLIRWNPETPTSMMNRMWDDFFGRHWETEGKLAFSPSVDVKETKDALIVKAELPGLTKEDVHISIENGMLTISGDRKFEKVTEKDTYHLQELRYGSFLRRFTLGDEVDDSKIDAHMENGVLTVTLGKKESAKPRKIDVKVK
- a CDS encoding sugar phosphate isomerase/epimerase gives rise to the protein MRVGVSTHIFALWPLAKRHFEIIRESGFDAVELWAMAPHIEVESPGAVVWHGRNARAAGLDILSVHLPFYERYGVPDFRYLNLGDPDREAAHLAWRLCARVIAQMPSIGARLAVLHGPGNRAGTDEELCELYAEDLAKTLTDARERGVTLCLENVMTRLSSGEHIARFVDEAGENVAACLDVGHANVVEDAVAAASLLGPRVATLHIHDNHGTGDDHLLPGEGTIDWPALRDAITRAGDPNIILEIAWPTAGDIDEAAFAARLDAGREAIRRHLGV
- a CDS encoding phosphotransferase codes for the protein MASERAMNETFLAATIERALGGAPANLSVTRLAGDGSDRRYWRARFDANGLARSLVVMDLVGVKNVVASEEVTLYHPEGGELPFLNIHRTLTRAGVPVPRIVADASAAGLVLLEDIGDELLLSAAQDESRRENLYARAIDILAAMHARATPDADPDSMAFRQAFEYPLLMWELRHFTEYGIERRPGHARTLSDAGRAAIDAAYDGIARHLASLARVFTHRDYHARNLLVRGDDLVVIDFQDALLGPRVYDLASLLRDSYIDLGDDLIDRLIARYGDRAEELGAPAFDRVAFRRDFDIQSVQRNLKAAGRFVFFDRVKGNPKFLADIPRTLAYVKRNLARHAELAPLAAALAPHVPELS